The nucleotide sequence TTACCTTTTGGATCTTTTAATTTTAAGCTGAATACTGCAGCGCCTAAATTCAAAATTTCTAAAATTGTTCCAGCTTCATTCTCAAGTCTATAAATCTTAATATCTTTTGAGGTCATATTTCTTTACGTGCAATTTAAGTATCAAAGATCTCAAAGGTCGTAATTAATTTATTTCCGATTACTCTATTCTATTTATAGAATTCTTAATTCTTCAAAAATAGAGCAGGTTTTTTTTGGTAGTTAGAACAATTTTAAAATTTGCACTTAGGCAGATTAAGTGATCTCTTTTTCACTCCAATAGATCAGATTTTAATATTTACGCGCTTAAAACCATCAATAAATAGAACTCTCAGGTCAGACAAAATTCAGAAATAATATGAATACCTTAAATAAAAAGATTTTTAATGAATAATAATACATACCCCTTAATTTTAACTACTAAAAATTAATATATATACATTTTTAATCCGTAGCCCCTCAAAATAAGGGGGTGTATTGATATTATTTATATTTTAGTCAATGTGTGAGTACTTATAATTTTATTCTGATTCGAAACAATTTCAAAATAGATTTCCATGAAAAAAATAGAAGCAATCATTAGAAAGTCAAGATTTTCTGCTGTTAAAAAAGCCTTGCATCAAAAAGGAATTAACTTTTTCTCTTACTGGGATGTTACCGGTGTTGGAAATGAGAAAATAGGGAGTGTTTATCGCGGGGTATCTTATAGCACAAGTGACATTCAGAGAAGATATCTATCCATAGTGGTTGAAGATAAATTTGAAGATGATACTATTAATGCAATTATTTCTGCAGGCAAAACTGGTGAAGTTGGAGATGGAAAAATTTTTGTATCCCAGATCATGGAAGCTTATAGAATAAGAACCGGCGAGAAAGGCACGGATACTCTTTATTAATATACACTACGAAGTTCAAAATTCTATGGAGACAGCTTTATTTACTGCGAACAATGTTTGGATGATGATCTGCACCGGGTTGGTATTTTTTATGCATCTGGGGTTTTCATTTTTAGAGATAGGACTTACCAGACAAAAAAATACAATTAATATACTTTTCAAGAATCTATTTATTATTTGCGCCGGACTCCTAATGTATTATATAGGAGGTTTTAATTTAATGTATCCGGGCTTTGGTGAAAATTCTACAG is from Gillisia sp. Hel1_33_143 and encodes:
- a CDS encoding P-II family nitrogen regulator, with the translated sequence MKKIEAIIRKSRFSAVKKALHQKGINFFSYWDVTGVGNEKIGSVYRGVSYSTSDIQRRYLSIVVEDKFEDDTINAIISAGKTGEVGDGKIFVSQIMEAYRIRTGEKGTDTLY